One region of Dokdonia sp. 4H-3-7-5 genomic DNA includes:
- a CDS encoding DUF695 domain-containing protein produces the protein MIGQNSEEHWDTYMASYENGKPGSTTLRMDLIDIAPMQDFNYVLVTGLVYETSKENGFPENEIFSVLHNAADELIEIIQPETDFVLVGSFMHNGKRLEYFYLKEQKNIISKIERFYKIKYPEYKFYLNIKEDKEWDYYLDFLYPNEETLNYMADQSVLRNLEEAGDDLIKARRVNHWLYFTKETEMNKCKAELIELGFIVHYAGINKETNLPFELQISRVDNVDISSIFPITSDLRKRAKNFNGEYDGWETSVEK, from the coding sequence ATGATTGGACAAAATTCAGAGGAGCATTGGGATACTTATATGGCGTCATATGAAAATGGAAAGCCAGGTTCCACTACGTTAAGAATGGATTTAATTGATATTGCTCCAATGCAAGACTTCAATTATGTTCTGGTAACCGGACTAGTTTATGAAACATCTAAAGAAAATGGATTTCCAGAAAATGAAATTTTTAGTGTATTGCACAATGCAGCTGACGAACTAATAGAAATAATACAACCCGAAACTGATTTCGTACTAGTTGGGTCATTTATGCATAATGGAAAGAGACTTGAATATTTTTATCTTAAAGAACAAAAGAATATTATTTCAAAAATTGAGCGCTTCTATAAAATCAAATATCCAGAGTATAAATTCTACCTTAACATTAAAGAGGACAAAGAATGGGATTACTATCTAGATTTCCTTTATCCAAATGAAGAGACCTTAAATTATATGGCGGACCAATCTGTATTACGAAATTTAGAAGAGGCTGGCGATGATCTAATTAAGGCACGAAGAGTTAACCATTGGCTTTATTTTACTAAAGAAACAGAAATGAATAAGTGTAAAGCAGAATTAATTGAACTAGGTTTTATAGTGCACTATGCCGGAATTAATAAAGAAACAAATCTCCCCTTTGAACTACAAATTTCTAGAGTAGATAACGTAGACATTTCTTCTATTTTTCCTATCACGTCTGATTTGAGAAAGAGAGCAAAAAATTTTAATGGTGAATATGATGGCTGGGAAACCTCGGTTGAAAAATAA
- a CDS encoding toxin-antitoxin system YwqK family antitoxin produces MRPPYSYLIIFLLLLSTHITRAQENQVVEYFNTGEKKSVGLKNAAGFPTGEWVYYRKDGTVDTKFTYNGTDKPVGPFKMYYHNGQLQTKGSYASEGFYSMDGPYEDYYSNGQLRSKGVYKENRSVGSWMGYWENGQLKSKTTYSSEGVIISNTEYHSNGNLRLDATYTDKGDFTGNLNIYYEDGTLFTSQEFDALGNKKGVYTSFYKNGSIKEQGEYAGIDYFKKKGAWKSFYKDGTLQMMVTYDNEGNRLEIKRYDTNGNLIPEKE; encoded by the coding sequence ATGCGGCCACCTTACTCCTACCTCATCATCTTCCTCCTACTCCTAAGCACTCACATCACCAGGGCTCAAGAAAACCAAGTAGTTGAATATTTCAATACGGGTGAGAAAAAAAGTGTCGGTCTCAAAAATGCAGCTGGCTTCCCTACGGGTGAGTGGGTTTATTATAGAAAGGATGGAACTGTCGATACCAAGTTTACCTACAATGGCACAGATAAACCAGTAGGCCCTTTTAAAATGTATTACCACAACGGGCAGTTGCAAACTAAAGGTTCTTATGCGAGTGAAGGTTTCTATAGTATGGATGGCCCTTACGAGGATTATTACAGTAACGGCCAACTAAGATCTAAAGGAGTTTATAAAGAGAATCGAAGTGTAGGCAGTTGGATGGGGTATTGGGAAAATGGCCAACTCAAATCAAAAACTACCTATAGCAGCGAAGGTGTGATTATAAGTAATACAGAATATCACAGCAATGGCAACTTGAGACTAGATGCTACCTATACTGATAAAGGCGACTTTACCGGCAACCTCAATATTTATTATGAAGATGGAACGCTATTTACCTCTCAAGAATTTGATGCGCTAGGTAACAAGAAAGGCGTGTACACGTCTTTCTACAAGAACGGCAGTATCAAGGAGCAAGGGGAATATGCAGGCATCGATTACTTTAAGAAAAAAGGCGCCTGGAAATCTTTCTACAAAGATGGTACACTACAAATGATGGTTACCTATGATAATGAAGGCAACCGTCTAGAGATTAAACGCTATGACACCAACGGTAATTTGATTCCTGAGAAGGAATGA
- a CDS encoding YqaE/Pmp3 family membrane protein: MSIWRVLLAIFFPPLAVIGKGCGSVLIVFLLWLCGWVPGVIAALVILNNPKK, from the coding sequence ATGAGTATCTGGCGTGTCTTACTTGCCATCTTTTTTCCACCACTAGCTGTAATAGGCAAAGGATGTGGGTCTGTATTAATAGTTTTCTTACTTTGGCTCTGTGGCTGGGTGCCAGGCGTAATCGCAGCACTCGTAATATTAAATAATCCAAAAAAATAG
- the lysS gene encoding lysine--tRNA ligase produces MQLSEQEQVRRQKLSRLREIGINPYPAAQYHVTHSSKQAIGNYKEGEKVVMAGRLMRKKIQGSASFGEIQDGEGRIQLYFNRDEICPGEDKSHYNEVFKKLLDLGDFIGVEGTLFTTQVGEITVSLTGFTLLSKALKPLPLPKTDAEGNTYDEFIDPEMRYRQRYADLAVNPHVKEVFVKRTKLFNAMRNFFNNAGYFEVETPILQPIAGGAAARPFVTHHNSLDMPLYMRIANELYLKRLIVGGFEGVYEFSKNFRNEGMDRTHNPEFTAMEIYVAYKDYNWMMEFCEQLLEHCAMAVNGTTKATFGEHEVDFKAPYARVTMADSIKHFTGFDILDKTEDEIRAAAQGMGIEVDETMGKGKLIDEIFGEKCEGNYIQPTYITDYPKEMSPLCKEHRDNPELTERFELMVCGKEIANAYSELNDPIDQRERFEAQLELAKRGDDEATASIDYDFLRSLEYGMPPTSGMGIGMDRLIMFLTNNQSIQEVLFFPQMKPEKKALDLNENEKAIYDLLKKESPQELGALKAAAGLSNKGWDKGLKGLTKLGAAKVSKTDEGLFVTIAD; encoded by the coding sequence ATGCAACTGTCAGAACAAGAACAAGTACGCCGTCAAAAATTATCCCGCTTGCGCGAAATAGGAATCAATCCTTATCCAGCAGCACAATACCACGTTACTCATAGCTCTAAACAGGCTATCGGAAATTATAAAGAGGGTGAGAAGGTAGTGATGGCAGGTCGCTTGATGCGAAAGAAGATTCAAGGTTCTGCATCTTTTGGAGAGATCCAAGATGGTGAAGGTCGCATACAATTATACTTTAACCGTGACGAGATTTGCCCGGGAGAAGATAAGTCTCACTATAACGAGGTATTTAAAAAGCTTCTTGACTTAGGTGATTTCATTGGTGTAGAAGGAACGTTGTTTACTACACAAGTAGGTGAGATTACGGTATCACTTACTGGTTTCACACTATTGAGTAAAGCACTTAAACCATTACCATTACCTAAAACAGATGCAGAGGGTAACACCTATGATGAGTTTATAGATCCAGAAATGCGTTACCGCCAGCGTTATGCAGATCTTGCTGTAAACCCACACGTAAAAGAAGTATTTGTAAAACGCACCAAGCTTTTTAATGCGATGCGTAACTTCTTTAACAACGCAGGATATTTTGAAGTAGAGACTCCTATCCTACAGCCTATTGCTGGAGGAGCTGCAGCACGACCATTTGTGACGCACCACAACTCACTAGACATGCCATTATATATGCGTATTGCAAATGAGCTGTACTTAAAGCGTCTCATTGTTGGCGGATTTGAAGGTGTGTATGAGTTCTCAAAGAACTTCCGTAATGAAGGGATGGACCGCACGCACAATCCAGAGTTTACCGCAATGGAAATCTATGTAGCTTATAAAGACTACAACTGGATGATGGAGTTTTGTGAGCAGTTACTAGAACACTGTGCGATGGCAGTAAACGGAACTACAAAGGCAACCTTTGGTGAGCACGAAGTAGATTTTAAAGCACCGTATGCTAGAGTAACCATGGCAGATAGTATCAAGCACTTTACAGGTTTTGATATTCTTGATAAAACAGAAGATGAGATACGCGCTGCTGCACAAGGCATGGGTATCGAGGTAGATGAGACTATGGGTAAAGGAAAACTCATCGATGAGATTTTTGGTGAGAAGTGTGAGGGCAACTACATACAGCCTACCTACATCACAGACTACCCTAAAGAGATGAGCCCGCTATGTAAAGAGCACCGTGATAACCCAGAACTTACAGAACGTTTTGAGTTGATGGTTTGTGGTAAAGAGATTGCAAATGCATACTCAGAGCTTAACGACCCTATCGACCAGCGTGAGCGTTTTGAGGCACAGCTAGAACTTGCAAAGCGTGGTGATGACGAGGCAACAGCTTCTATAGATTATGACTTCTTGCGTTCATTAGAGTACGGAATGCCTCCTACCTCAGGAATGGGAATAGGGATGGACCGTTTGATTATGTTCTTGACTAATAACCAGTCTATACAAGAAGTACTGTTCTTCCCACAGATGAAACCAGAAAAGAAGGCACTTGATCTTAACGAGAACGAAAAAGCAATTTACGACCTCCTTAAAAAGGAAAGCCCACAAGAACTTGGCGCACTTAAAGCTGCAGCAGGTTTAAGTAACAAAGGATGGGACAAAGGCCTTAAAGGTCTTACCAAACTAGGCGCTGCCAAAGTTTCTAAAACAGACGAAGGTTTGTTTGTAACCATTGCAGACTAA